From a single bacterium genomic region:
- a CDS encoding Holliday junction branch migration protein RuvA produces MLDALTGRLLACEPELLIAVGPLSLRLEASARTRAALPPPGAEVTLYAELVVREEKLELLGFARAEERSLYRLLTGVSGIGKRLALAILSALSPGQVAQAVAAGDEAPLVAVSGVGRKTASRLLLELKGRLDEFAPALAEPPPPAGEPRREEALRALLALGMSRPSALRALAEAGEAPQPVEDLIRRALAAASER; encoded by the coding sequence ATGCTCGACGCCCTGACCGGCCGCCTGCTGGCCTGCGAACCGGAGCTGCTGATCGCGGTGGGACCGCTCAGCCTGCGCCTGGAGGCCTCGGCGCGCACGCGGGCGGCGCTGCCGCCGCCCGGCGCCGAAGTGACGCTCTACGCCGAGCTCGTCGTGCGCGAGGAGAAGCTCGAGTTGCTCGGCTTCGCCCGCGCCGAGGAGCGCAGCCTCTACCGGCTGCTGACCGGCGTCTCCGGCATCGGCAAGCGCCTGGCGCTGGCGATCCTCTCGGCGCTCTCGCCGGGGCAGGTGGCGCAGGCCGTCGCGGCGGGCGACGAGGCGCCCTTGGTCGCGGTAAGCGGCGTCGGGCGCAAGACGGCTTCCCGGCTCCTGCTCGAACTCAAGGGGCGCCTGGACGAGTTCGCGCCGGCGCTCGCCGAGCCGCCGCCCCCGGCCGGCGAGCCGCGGCGCGAGGAGGCCCTGCGCGCGCTGCTCGCCCTCGGCATGAGCAGACCCAGCGCCCTGCGCGCCCTCGCGGAGGCGGGCGAGGCGCCCCAGCCTGTGGA
- the ruvC gene encoding crossover junction endodeoxyribonuclease RuvC, translating into MARILGIDPGIRRTGYGVVESAGAEWRVLAAGLIAPPPAAPLLDRLLEIERGVEALIAEWRPESCAVENVFYHQNPQSTLTLGRAQAAAMLGAARRGLPVTLYSPGEVKQALTGGGRAAKQQVRFMVERILGRRFATAEADDLTDALAVALCHGGRAASPLALLAGKGA; encoded by the coding sequence CTGGCCCGCATCCTCGGCATCGATCCCGGCATCCGGCGCACCGGCTACGGCGTCGTCGAGAGCGCCGGCGCGGAATGGCGTGTGCTGGCGGCCGGCCTGATCGCCCCGCCGCCGGCGGCGCCGCTGCTCGACCGCCTGCTCGAGATCGAGCGCGGCGTCGAGGCCCTCATCGCCGAGTGGCGGCCGGAGAGTTGCGCCGTGGAGAACGTCTTCTACCACCAGAACCCGCAGAGCACCCTGACGCTCGGCCGGGCGCAGGCGGCGGCCATGCTCGGCGCCGCCCGGCGCGGGCTGCCGGTGACGCTCTACAGCCCGGGCGAGGTCAAGCAGGCGCTCACCGGCGGCGGCCGGGCGGCGAAGCAGCAGGTGCGCTTCATGGTCGAGCGCATCCTCGGCCGCCGCTTCGCGACCGCGGAGGCGGACGACCTGACGGACGCCCTGGCCGTCGCGCTCTGCCACGGCGGCCGCGCCGCGTCGCCGCTGGCGCTCCTGGCCGGGAAGGGCGCCTGA